The region cacatgaagtcaaacaaaatcatcacatttaataTTCTGTGGAAAAtcccacagacatcagcagacaccttgtatcttccctggtgatgctgGTGATGGcctcccagagcttcactgcagcctccttcagctcttgcctgttgtggggtctctctgcctctagtctggtcttcaccaagtggaaaGCTGCTCAGTTGGACTGAGATCGAGCCATCGACTCGGCCATCATCAAGTTTTGATGCacttggctgaatctgagcacacagaagGCTCCTGtaaacctctgcattcatcctgtcGTTTccgtcagcagtgaaatcatcaactagtttcttcttgtgtttttgtgaactgcaacctggactttctgtttttcaggtttACGAGGGATTTACATCTTGTGGTGACTCCTCTGGGGTTACGGTCGTGAAGTTTTCTCTTGATCGTTGATAAGGAAACATGTCCGCCTACATCTTGGAGCGCATTCCTAACATACTATGCAGTCAtaaaaggggtttttcttcacaatGCAAATACTTTTTTGCTCATCCACAAGACCTGTGCGCCTCAGTCTACAAagtcatttgacattttttagttttcctgTACAAAGCTGCTTTATTAAAATGTACCCAGTTGTTGATTTTAGCAACCAACTACCCTTGATTTGCTTTTCTGAGCCTCGTTTTTATTCTCTTCACTTCCTTGTAAAGTGACAACTCCACCTTAAACTAAATGgcaactgtcagtcaaatctgagcCATGTATAAACTCTTATGAATCAACCAACCTTGGAATGACACAAAGCTGTATCATTATAACAATAAAGATAGTAGAGGTGTAATTTGTCCTGTCCTTACAGATGCAACAACCAGCAGAGTGGAAAAAGGGTAAGGCAGGGTAATCAAGTCAGTACCAGCCAGCTttttagtagccaagtgtccaattactttttaaccCTTTCAAAATGGGCATTATGTGTTAAAAGGCTACACTCCTACAGtccataattttattttaagctgACTCTGCTGAAACTCAGCTCACTGAGCCTGAAGGGCACAGCATGTGGAAcagtccaaatacttacagtctggactgtttACAGTATAACTGTACTTTGTGGACATGAACTGCACTGATTGTAATACATGGCTAAAACCAGTGGGATTAGTTGACTGAATGAAGCTGAACCGATTACAATTCTGATAGAATTCAGTGTATCACTGAATATTAGTGAGGTAAAAATACACTTGCTGATTACAGCATGCCTACttgttttacatacatttaaaaagtcagGGTTTTAAGTCTCGACAGAATTGTGAGCACAGGATTTTACATACGTAATTACTAGAAAATGGAAGATGAATGCATAATGAATTGTTAGTTGTAAGCTTGCTGTTgtatttgatgcattttatCTTTAACTTTCATCTTGTATTTCAGTTTCTCTCAGTGTGATAGCTGAGGAAACCTGATCTAGCTTTTAAAATTCTTGGCCAGCTGAACTCATTTATGGTGAAAGTAAATATTGGCAAAACATTCTGTGCAACTTATTCATTTACCACTTGATTGGCCTTACACACCCACACTAATCAGCCATATGTAAAAAGACCAATCTCTGGGTGCAGCTTTACAAGAAACTTTGTGAAGTCATTAATGTCAATATACTCATAAAGATAGAAAAGATGTGATTTGTCCTGCCATTACAGATGCAACCAGCAGCAAAGTGGAAAAAGGGTAAGGCAGGGTAATCAAGCAGAATCTGTGCCAGTCCACAGTCCTCAGAGGATCTCTAATCAGTTGTAAGTCAAACTACTTGTAGAGATGTGGAGTTATAGCCTTAAACATCAAGTAGTTTATAATCCATTACCAAAGGTTATGGAAGAATGTTATTCACACAGATGGTATGAGATGTCCCAAAAAGAGCAACTTATGCTTAAAAAACTAATATTCTACCAACTGAACAAAACAGACTCCAGACAGGATTGTCACCATAAAAAGGTTTGTTTATTCGcttaatcttgtttttaatgtacagATGTGTGACGTGCTTTAACGATAGCGGTGCAGCTGCAGGGTGTTGCGCCTCTTCCAGGCTGCACGGCGGGAGCCTCCGATGGTCAGGTGGAACTTGTGGCCCTTGCCCAGGCCGCGGCTCTTCTTTCCTGCAGATGTCAAGCCACGCATCTCTCTGTGCTTGTGCACAGCCTTTGTGATCCATTGGGTGTCTGGGTTGCGTCTGATGGCCTTGTGGAAGGGGTCGATCAGAATCACCTCAAAGAACTTGTACGTTGAGTCCTCACCCACCCAGTAGGAGTTCAGCACTCGCAGGGCTCCGCAGTGACGGCCAGCGCGCTCCtaggaaataaaaatacacacacacacaaaaaaaaaaagaaggtatgAGTGAATGGTTCTCACTTGCCAGatcaatattaaaaatcaatattgtgtagtaattaagaaaataaacacacgcAAGTTAATATGGCACTATCTTAAAGCTGCAAAAACTACTTTGTTCTTTGGCGACTCCCAGTGGCAGCAAGAAATTTGAACTTCAAAAACCAGAAATCCTATAAAAAGATGACAGTAGTAGTTACAACATTGTCATATTTAACAGACCCTGCTGGTCTGCGATCTACTTCACATAAAAAGGAAGACAAGTTTACTACTAGACAGGAGAAACCGTCGACTCCACCTTAAATTTCTATGAAAATAcccaatttttttcatttgagcaAGTATGAACTGACAACTTCCTAATCAGTGGTGAGCACACTCTGCTTGTGTGAACCAAGCCGATGTGATACCTTTCCtggtatttttacttacttttacCAGTATTCCATTAAGTCATGTTAGACACTGAATGTGTTGAGTTTCAATATCTTCCTCACTCGTTCCATCCTTGCAGGATGCAGTGGTGTTACTATACATTAGAGATACTGGATACATTCTGGATCAGAACCAGGCTGCTTACTGGGTTAATTCCATGGTTAAAGTCTGCAGCTTCCTTCAAATTAATATGAATTTAGTGTGTTTGTAGAGGCCACTAGCCTGTAGAATACAGCTTCACAAGTAAAAGCCAGTGTACCAACAACAAATGCTGTTGTAGATTTTGGTCTAATGAAACTCCTGACTTCAAGTCTCGTCAAAATACATCCTGGGTGGCCTTTGCATTAAGTTGGGAGATGCATCTTTCTGACAGAGGGCCATTGCAGCCACATGTGACCCCCCCCAATACAGTGTCTAGGCataaaaaatgccacaaaagtATCATGTCCACCATGTAGAGCTTTCAGAAACAATGTGGATAGGAGTGACATTAGACTTGTTTTTGCAGTAGGTATTCTGACTTACAGCAGGCAACAGGTTAACATTAATAAGGGTTTATTTCCAATAAACCGTCTCAGCTACACCTGTCTTGGAAAGCATCGTGTCCGCTTTGAGAAAGTTCTGTGTAGAATACATTGTGCTGGAGATACAccttttcacagaagacattttgacttgtcatagtaggaaacACAGGTGTTTAGGGGTGCAACAATTCTTTTcaatattgattaatctgacaatgACTTTCATTGTCCAAGGTGGCATCTTCATCTTCCCAGTCTTCTCTAACAATAAGTCAGAAACCCAAAGATCTTCAGTTTATCATAAGACataaaaaaggcagaaaatcctGAGACTagagcagctgaaacagaaTGTAGCTCTCGTGGGGGGGTGGGATTCATTAGCCCAATTTTCCATTGGTCAACTGAAAGATAATTAGTGAAAGTCCTAATAGTCAAACATGGTCTGGTGTCAGCAGCgcattaataaattaaactagAAAGTGCATTTTACAACTTCTGGAATTTACAAATCCAAACATGTCTGCGTCATATAATGGTAAAATAAGTATATGCTGCTACATACAACACCAAGCATGGAATATGACAAGTGTGCACACTATTCAGAGCAGTTTTGATGAACAGAGGAACAGGAGGCAGGTGTTCTTACAGTCTGGAACAGACTGGGTATACAGATGGTCTGTGGAAAAGTGGGCTATGGTCTGAAATGTTCAGCATCTTCGAACCATGGTGAAACAGCTACCATCACTATTTGTTATCAACACCAATTGACTCCTGCTCTCCCCGAAAccagtcattatttcattaattatgACAAATAAGCCATCGTGCAGTTTTTAAAGCGATGCTACCCTTTCCACGCCGAGCTTCTCGTCACAATGACATTCGCAATCACAATAGGTAACACGTATAAATCCCTTTCAGGCTTGGTACACTGAACCCCGAGCATTgtcaaacaagcaaaaactCATTTTTCTGTTGGCCTGAAAGCCGTAGTGTAATTAATGAAGACGAGCATACCTCAGCAGTGGACTGCAAACTGCGGGCAAACTTGATCTGGTTGACGCCATGGTGCACTGGCTTGCCATAGGTAGCACCCTTGGGCACAGGGCGTTTACGGCCTCCACGGCGCACGCGGACACGGTAGATTACGTAGCCTGTTTGATCAAACAAAACCATTAACAGTGGGCCAGGCAAAGATGACGACAGATCACTCATGGGCAGGCATAAGTCTGGAACAAACTTCGGGCTCAGCGCTCACCTTGCTTGGCCTTGTAACCCAGCCTACGGGCCTTGTCGGGTCTGGTGGGTCTAGGAGCACGGTGGAGGTTGGACAGCTGACGGTACTGCCAGCAGCGGACACGGAGCAGGAAGCGCATCACATCGGACTGCTTCTTGCGCCATAACTCCTGCATATACCTATATGCTCCCATGTTGACTTATCTGTGGAAAGGAAACATTACTCGTATAAGTTAGCAACTCTTTGATATCAATACCCAGCTCTTTATTGGTTAATAACATGATGAAGAAAACCACTATACAGGATAAATACTGGACAACATGCAGCCAGCATCTGCAGTTCAGCCTGAAATTCATTGAGACTGCTAAAGTGGGTAACATTAGCAGAAATTATTCTGGAGCAGGGTTCAGTCAGGTGTCTTCCGCTCCCAAATTCTctccaaacaaaacactgcctAGCTCGGTTTCAAAAGTGAATCTGCTGCCTTTGCACCTCTCCGGACATCATGAAACATGGTTGAACACCGCTGACACGGTACATGTGGGGGAGTTAAGCCCTGGCGTTTAATTGTTTCCAAACAGCCACGGTCACTCTTTAGTAACCGCTTGACCGGCGTTATTACACGGTACACCGTATGGCGACTACGGTGCATATCACACAAGACGACGGTGAAAACATACAAGTTGTAGCGGTACACTAGTCCATGCGAACTAGAAAGGTAACTACAACTGCATCTAGCGTGCTAGCGTTAGCCGCGTAGCCCATCACTCCTCACTTCACCGGAGTGCTGCTAGAATATACACAGATATAACAAAATGCACGTACCGGTTTCAAATTGATTATAACGCCGAAACTTAAATTTTACTCAAACATCAAGACATCATAACAACAATACATTAGCTTTCTACTGGAGCCAGGAGTGCCAGTGGGTATCGGATCGAGTGCAGTTCAGCACCATTATAACAGGGCTATAGTTAGTGTTTCTAATaatattaatcaaaaaataataaaggcaTATGGACCGTCAATAACCCGCCAAACAACCTCTCGGttcaaacagacagatgaagtACAACAAAAGATGATTTTAATGGATTGCGTTCTGTTCAAAAGCACTGAAATCGCTTACATGATGGCGTACCAGCCGGAAAGAGAGAGCGTACGTACCCAGCATGCCTTATGAAAACGACAGTGACGCATTTCCCTTGTTGTGCTCATGGGAAATGTAttctttagttgtttttttttttttttgtttttttaatgttccaCACCTTCTACTTAACGTTTGTGGTTACTTGTCGTTTCgagaatcaaatcaaatccaaaaaaaaattccgttaaaaaatattcaataatataataaccCAGTAGAGTCACTCTAGAGACGAAAGAGGTTCAATGGAAAAGACATGTAGAGGTGTCATTGGGCGAATATTGATCCAAACCATCAAATAACTGCAATACTGACAACAGATGTAACTGCAGACATTTATTTGTGCTTTGAATGTGAAGTTGTTCACCTGCTTACACTGTAATATTTGATCGATTGATCCACCCTTTTTCTAATGTGTAAAAACTCACAAATACAGTTATACAACATCAACAATAATAGAAATCATCAACAGAATTAATAATATGTACATGTAAATATTATGTCACAGCTTCTAAGTACTATTATTACAAAATTGGTTAGATAGCACAAGGTTATTCTGAattccaacaaaaaaaatgttgtctctAAACGTACCATTGTAGTGAAATCCGCCAGTCACGCATGCGCAGTCGTGTCAAATATCTTGTCAAAGTGCTCGCAGGGCAGAATGGATGCTCTGTTCGTGATGCTAAATACTTGATTTACAGATAATTGTACTCCTAATCCAGACAAGGAGCTCCACCTGAATGTACCAGTATACAACAAGGAGGGTGTTCGTAACTGGACGGCTTCTGGTGGGTTCACACGTCGCAGATGAGTTGCCACGGCTAACCCTGTTAGCTAGCGAGGCTAAACAACAAATTGCTGTCATAGCGAGTCCAGCGCTAAGGATACAATCAGAGGGGCTCGTGGCTGTTTTCGAGAATCCCTCGTCGGTGCTGCTGTTGTTCTAGCAGGCGGAGCATATGCCAGATGAGACCATAAACAGTGTGGCGTTTCGTGTCCCCGCGTTGTAGGCTCGAAATGGGAAAAGGCTGTAAAGTTGTGGTGTGTGGCCAGGCAGCAGTCGGGAAAACTGCCATCTTGGAGCAGTTGCTGTACGGAAATCACACTGTAGGTAAGGAGCGCACCTGGCACAGTCGCATTCGTTCACCCATCCACGGGTCGCATGGGTTCCATGTGGGAGATTTTATCCGGCTCGAGAGTAGATCACCCATTGATCTGGATACTCAACACCTCGGTTAACTGCAAGTATATACTTGAGGATAAACCCAgcctttcattttcagaatcTACTTGACATTCTTTCAATCTGACATAAATTATATAAGGTATGTTCATATTTCACGATGCTGCTTCCCGTGATCAGTTTACTACTGTTTCAGATTAGacctcatttttttcttgttacgCTAATGGTTGGCTGAAAGTCGCTGTGCCGTCTGTCTCATTTCCAGGCTCCGAGTCCAGCGAGACGCAGGAGGACGTGTACGTGGCCTCCGTGGAGACCGACCGCGGCGTGAAGGAGCAGCTGAGGCTCTACGACACCAAGGGACTCCACGACGGGCAAGAGCTCCCCAAGCACTACTACTCAGTGGCAGACGGCTTTGTACTCGTCTATAGCGTCGACAGCTTGGAGTCTTTCAAGAAGGTGGATGTTTTGAAGAAGGAAATAGACAAATCCAGAGATAAAAAAGAGGTGCAACTGGTTCAAAGTATTCTTTAGTAACCATTCATAGCATGTGCCGTTATCCTCCTTGCAGACAATGTCTTAATCAGCTCTGTCCCCAAATGTATCGCAGTGTATTATATTGGTAAATGTCCACACCACGTAGAACATCATTTAGGATATATGAAACATTCGGTCTGACTAACCTACTACCTGCTGCGTTCAGTTTCAGTTGGTTGTCCCATTTCCATTTGCGCGGTTTCACCGCCCCCCCCCGCCGTAGCAGTGAATGGTGTCCGGTGTTGTGTTCTCAGGTGACAGTCATAGTGCTGGGGAACAAGACAGACCTGCGGGAGCGCCGCCAGGTGGACCAGGAGGCGGCGCAGCAGTGGGCGCGAGGCGAGAAGGTGAAGCTGTGGGAGGTGAGCGTCGCCGAACGCAACTCACTCATTGAACCCTTCACGCAGCTGACCAGCCGCCTCACGCAGCCTCAGAGCAAATCTTCCTTCCCTCTGCCGGGACGCAAAAGCAAGGGCACGCCGTCTAACGACATGTGAACCTCCGAAGATGCCCTCACTCCATCTCCGCTCCTGTTAATAACAGGCTGCATTCACCTCACGTGGGAACGACCGAGAGGACAACATGGATAGCATTTAGTCTAGCAGCATGACTTTAATGGCTACTGTGCACATTTGaccattttacacacatttatatgcaATAATAACATCATTTTGAAGGAATAGTTAAgcattttgggaagtacacTTAATGGCTTTCTTTCTGAAggtattgtgtgtgtaagtaagCACAGAGCTTGAGTCAGAATGTGTTTATCCTtgcacaaagacaggaagcagagggCTAGGTACtgtcaaaaatggaaaaatatacctctaaagctcactaattaacacgttatcTCGTTTGTTGAATTTGTTCgcaaagaaatgtcaaaattacatttattgatttttagaCGTAGTTAAGTGCTATAACCTTTTTCTTGATGAGCAACAGGTTATCCATCCGCCCGACGCTGCTGTACAGCATGTCCAGCTGCGGAGCTGGTTGCCAGATAAGGTCACTGAGCACAGGTTTTGGTGTTGATCTCTGTGCAAGCTTGATGGTACCAAACGGGGCAACATCAGTGTGATGGCAAGACTTCAGGGgaaactgtgattttaaaaaaaagagatgaataaaTTGTGGTTTTAGGTGGAGTGTTATGTTGGACCTGTTTCTTGGCAAACAGCAAATGCCTGTTGCTTTCTGGAATCTTGTCATGGCAGTGAGGTTGCCAAGTTTGGGCGTTGTGGCTACACATATACCGAAACCTGTGCTCGCCGACCATGTCTGGCAACCCGGGCTGTAGCTGGAGACACAGCACGGAAGTGCTGGACGCAGAGAAACTGTTGTTTGTCACAGTATACACTAGTTTCAGCATACACTCAGTGGACAATCTTTTGCAATTCAGTACAGCAACCCTGCGataaattctacctttaaaaagtataatatcCCGCTTTTACTGATATTTTCTGAAATGAGTTAACACCATCGCTAAAACATATAATGGAATTAACACCTCTACAACAGagtcaacaaaataaatgtttcgGGCATTGTAAAAGTAGACTTAATGGCGGAACGGTTGGattgcattttttacatttcagtttatgCCTGGGgtaaacaaatgtgtttattaatgagctttagaggtgttcGTAGGCAAATCTTTGAACTTTAGACAAGAGCCAGGCGAGCAGTTTCCCTCcgctctttatgctaagctaggctaaacaagTCCTGACGCCAGCTCCACACTTAACGCACTGACATGAGCGTTAGCAACCTCCATGTGTCACTCAGGGAAAAGAAGTTAAATAAGTCGATTTCCAGAAATGCTGAACTTCTCGATTTAAGGATGCATGTTGTAGTTCGTCTTTTACAGCAAACCAAACAAGTGTCAACCACGAAGCCAAACCCACATCCATCTGTCATATCCCTAACCAGTGAAGGAAAGCTTCTCCACACAGTGTGCTTCACACTTTAGTGCGTAGTCGACCCTTTTTGTGATGGGAATAACATCAAGCACTTTAGTACCAAAGATTTGGGATAACCCAAACACAGATGTTGTAGATTTAAACATTTGAGTTGTGAGAGTGAAATAATGTGCTATGTCCATTGCTCTCTTTGTTTGAAATCTGTATATCATTCAATGCATATCAATACACGGTCCACCTACTCCACTCCTAATGTTTTTATGCATTGAACAGAGGACTGTGGATTTGTGCTAGGAATGGATCTCTCTGTGACCAGTATGGACAGGGTGAATGATTTCAGCAACCTTTGACTCTTTAAAAACATACAGGTGGACATGTGATTGACTTGAGAACTGTCCTATAAGCTCTGGCGCCAAACATTGACTCCTCAAGTGGTTGCTAAATACTGCGACTAACAGTATTTCCAAATAGG is a window of Xiphias gladius isolate SHS-SW01 ecotype Sanya breed wild chromosome 24, ASM1685928v1, whole genome shotgun sequence DNA encoding:
- the nkiras1 gene encoding NF-kappa-B inhibitor-interacting Ras-like protein 1 isoform X1, which translates into the protein MGKGCKVVVCGQAAVGKTAILEQLLYGNHTVGSESSETQEDVYVASVETDRGVKEQLRLYDTKGLHDGQELPKHYYSVADGFVLVYSVDSLESFKKVDVLKKEIDKSRDKKEVTVIVLGNKTDLRERRQVDQEAAQQWARGEKVKLWEVSVAERNSLIEPFTQLTSRLTQPQSKSSFPLPGRKSKGTPSNDM
- the nkiras1 gene encoding NF-kappa-B inhibitor-interacting Ras-like protein 1 isoform X2, encoding MGSMWEILSGSRVDHPLIWILNTSVNCSESSETQEDVYVASVETDRGVKEQLRLYDTKGLHDGQELPKHYYSVADGFVLVYSVDSLESFKKVDVLKKEIDKSRDKKEVTVIVLGNKTDLRERRQVDQEAAQQWARGEKVKLWEVSVAERNSLIEPFTQLTSRLTQPQSKSSFPLPGRKSKGTPSNDM
- the rpl15 gene encoding 60S ribosomal protein L15, which codes for MGAYRYMQELWRKKQSDVMRFLLRVRCWQYRQLSNLHRAPRPTRPDKARRLGYKAKQGYVIYRVRVRRGGRKRPVPKGATYGKPVHHGVNQIKFARSLQSTAEERAGRHCGALRVLNSYWVGEDSTYKFFEVILIDPFHKAIRRNPDTQWITKAVHKHREMRGLTSAGKKSRGLGKGHKFHLTIGGSRRAAWKRRNTLQLHRYR
- the nkiras1 gene encoding NF-kappa-B inhibitor-interacting Ras-like protein 1 isoform X3; translation: MGKGCKVVVCGQAAVGKTAILEQLLYGNHTVGSESSETQEDVYVASVETDRGVKEQLRLYDTKGLHDGQELPKHYYSVADGFVLVYSVDSLESFKKVTVIVLGNKTDLRERRQVDQEAAQQWARGEKVKLWEVSVAERNSLIEPFTQLTSRLTQPQSKSSFPLPGRKSKGTPSNDM